DNA from Vitis vinifera cultivar Pinot Noir 40024 chromosome 19, ASM3070453v1:
caagacttctatttaattttttacacataaaatattaagaaaatatttttgaaatgagagatataattttttttttcttgaacctATTGCACCAGTGCTCTCTTGGAGCTTAAGgatatttacttattttcaaatatgttaCGAGTGTAATATTGCCtttgtgattatttttcattcaaaatagaCATGTTAGGCTAGTTGTATgaatttttgtatgattttaagACATTTCATttataagttaattaaaaaaataaattgttgaaTACTTTAACAAAATGCCCTACTTTGAACCTACTAATATCATTATTGTAGGGACCACCCCTAAGCGTACACGTGGCAGGACACCCTAGCCTCACAAGGCACTCCTCCGGTGGACACGTGGCACATCCCACCCTTTATCCGGACAACCACAAGGTACTTCGCCGATGGACGGACACGTGGCACGCCCACCCTCTATCTAGATGTCTAGTCCGGACCTGGTAGTTGTTGTCCCAAATAGCTAACTGTATTTCGCGGGCAATCATGACTCATTTCGCCAAAAGCATGCTCGACAGGACATTCCTAGGTCTTTTTCAGGCGACCTGCCACGACCTGCCCTATGCCACTTGCAGAGTGAAAAGACAAGTGTGACTACAAATCATCCCCCCAACAATCTCTATCAGTTGCCTGCAGGAtaatgatggccctgccaccctCTGAGCACCATCATGACCACAAAAGTCAAAGAGTCTTCCCACTTTCAAAGTGACGAGGCTCCAAACACTATAAAAGGTCGTCGACGATCCAGTCAAAGAGGGAGGTAAGCATTCCTAAAAAGGGCCTAAGAATATGAATATGCTTGACCGCCAAACTAACAAAAGCTTCAGAGAGTGTGTCCGAACCACctatccggacatcttttgcagggcaAAGGAAGGAAGCATCACTCTCAGTTGAGGAGGCGAGTGCTTTAGGAAGTTACAATGACTCTGGGTCCTCCCACCATCAACAATTATGAAATCTGGTATTAAATGAGAGCTAGTTGATTAATTTGATCACTTGGATGACAAACTAGACGCATAGAagatattctctaaaaattttcatgatGAAACTTGACCCctagatatttgttttagatttattttgtataatcccctgttttgaccacttgctgatttttttttttttgtaaagaaccTCACTTgcaaataaatttgatattaattatatataagtttagttTCTTATTCCTTTTTGAATGCAATATTATCATTTGTGAGTTAAACTCATTTCTATGAAAGCGCTTTAAAATGCTAAACTAGGTACGCAAATCTTTTCTTTACCATTTATCTAAATTAAAGCTGGTGATGGAACATTGTCTATTAGTATTTGTTAATTGTGTTGAGATTGTATGAATTTAAATTCAACTTGTTATAGGATATGTGATTGCTTAAAATACAATGTGATGCTATTACTTGTTATTTAACTTTTGTGTTTTCTGAAAGCACTTGGAAAGCAAATCAGGTATATCTTTccttattaaattaatgaattgTATTGATGTgcttatttagtttataatatCTATGAATTAACCAATTAATCTTCACAATTATTTCAACTTACTTAGTAGAGACCTAACTTTTAGGGCTTAGAGAGGTGTTATAGTTCTTCactgtaccttcccgataagtaacctgatctcCTGACTTAGACTCAAGTTTTCAAAGATAGATCTTTctaaaaatgagttttttttagggtttttctttcttattttgtttgcccttttaaaaaaataaaactaaaataagtgacaactccattatttataaaattggtttttcacaaacaaaaagTGAGTCTCACCATCGAGTGAGAATGCATGTGAAAATATGAGATCACAATGGCTCTTAATAATATCACCCCCAAACTAATTTCTATGGGCCTTTGATCATTGATAACACCACCATAGATTAGTATGTATGGACCTTTTATAAGCATCACTACCATAAATTAGGGTCTATGGGCCTCTTATGAgtatcaccatcatagattgGAATCTATGGGTTTTTTATCaatatcaccaccatagattggtATCTATGGGTCATTTAGAGTATCACCACTATATATTTGTATCTTTGGCCTCTTATGAGTATTCCACGACATTGGCCGACAATCACTCTCACTCACTCTCTATctctccttctttttttttttttctttatttctactCATACCCACCTCCACTAGCCATGTACCTTGGCATCCTCACCACCACTGCTAGCCATCAATCATGGGTGATTATTTTCCCATCTCCTCTTTCTTACCCATCCTTTCCTCTATCTcccatctttctctctctctctccatcttGTACTGACATACCCGCACCCATTTTTGACCAAAGCACCATTAATTCATCATCACCGCCCTCTACTCTCTCCTGTGtttgctttttctttcattccataTTTTATTAGAGAAAATGGGTAAgttcttttttatcttcatgGCTTGTGTTTGTGTAATTGGATATTGTTTGCGAGCCTTACTAATTTGGACCAATTTATATGAATTTGGATCTTCAAACTTTGTATTGATTTAGGCTCATTTTATTTTGGATTATGGGATATTTTTGTTAGGCATTTGATTTATTGGTTTGAGCCCTTAGATATTTGATTCATTGTTTTGAGGGTATTGGGACAAACatttcttatattatttcttgGGCTTGCAATTGGATATTTCTATTGAACctctagtttcctttcatttggGCCTCATATGTTATCTGTTTTGGGCTTGCAATATTGAATTTTGGATTGATGAATTGTTTAATTTGGGTGCATGGACCCATCTTTGGACACTTTTGCGTAGAGCATGGAGGGTCAGATTTTGTTAAAGAAAAGGAGGCTCGGGAAGATTATAAAATGGCACAAAATCCAAGGCAAAAAGGTGGGACAAATACTGTAGAGGCTtatctatctctctctcttctttctttctagGTTCTTGTATTATTTGGTGAGAGAGTGGTTTGATTTAATTTTGTACTTGGAGCTGTCCATAAGAGGTATAATATAAaaactatcaattttttttaaataaaaactgtcaaaataattattttaaaatttaaaactataaaattggcctttaaataaaaaacgtaattttttttgttaataaacaaatataactaccaaaaataatttttaaataaaatggtctaaaaatgatttttaaataaaattgtccaaaaaattatttccaaaaaaaaaacagtccaaaaatgatttttaaaataaaattgtataacatttttttcttttttctttttttaataaaaattgaaaacttcttcaaaatcatatttttaataaaaatataaaatcttttaaataataataataacttttttaatagtTGTTCACGTGACATGAGACAGTGGaagaaaccatttttttatttatttaatacaaCACGTCTTTGTGGAGAAACAAACGGTACTTGAAAATAAATGAAGCTGCAAATAGTAAACATTGATTCGGTTTTTATGGTGGTTTTATAAATATAACgggatttattaaaaaatattaataaatatttcaacataaaatatcattaaaataaaatttaattaatatttatgaaaatattaaaaaaaactcaaaaaaataatataaaaaataataatgcatatattataattaatatatgaaaaaattgatttattaataatataatttataatattttataataataggtagaatttgaaaattcatttaacacttaaaaaaataatttatttattttataacatatataattattatatttatatttacttcatgatttttctgttttcaatgaaatttaaaaataaataattaaaattttaaaaaatattaataaatatttcaacataaaatatcattaaaataaaatttaattaatatttatgaaaatattaaaaaaaactcaaaaaaataatataaaaaataataatgcatatattataattaatatatgaaaaaattgatttattaataatataatttataatattttataataataggtagaatttgaaaattcatttaacacttaaaaaaataatttatttattttataacatatataattattatatttatatttacttcatgatttttctgttttcaatgaaatttaaaaataaataattaaaattttattttaatattttatttttttcaaatatgtataaaattaggtgtgaatataaaatatataaaattaattccaCTTTTAAGAAGTCAAGACATGCTTGCCCCAGTGGCCGGCATGCCATTTTATAAACCTGGAAAATCAGGTTTGAGTCCACGCGCCGCTCAATTCCTGTAAATCGCTGAAAAATCGAGTGAAACACGAAAAAATGGTgataaaatgtgaaaaaaatccCGAAATATCGGAATATGGAAATATCTCTCCAGAATTTGTGTCAGCATCCACTGAAACCCGAAATATCGGGGATATATCCCGATTTTTTAAAGCTTGAACTTAGCATTTAGCAAACGCTCTTCCATATGACCAAAACAACACTAGTAAATAGCTGCAAATGTCCTTCTACTCTATACCAAACTTCTTTCTCAACACCACAACGAAGCCATGGACCTTGTGGGGGTCTGCAAGAGAAGACGACACACTCTCCCTTTCCATGCACCTCTTGGTCCAAGCGATCAACTTGGGGCACTCCGCCTCTATGCTGAAGTTGCCAAAGGTCTCGTATGCATAAAACCAGCAAGAAAAGGTCACCAGAGCCACATCCACAAACCCAAAATTTTCACCACCAAAGTAGGGCTTTTCCCCAAGCTCTCCTTCCAAAAGCTTAAGGCACTCTATGAATTCTTTCTTGGCTGCCTCCTGATCTTCTCCTTTGGTTGTCCATATCTTCCTTCCAAGTTCAAAGATCTATCAAACATGATGAAATCAACGAGAGAATAGGGTTATTTTTTGTGCATTTCATGAAGTTTCAACTTTCTGTATAGATGGATAACAAGCCATCAGAagagaatatgtgagaaaacaTAGCATTTTGAACAAATCCCCCACCATAATCAAAATCTGAGCCAATTGCCATGAATCGATGTAAAAGAATGCTTTAAATCAACCGCAAAAACATACCTTCTTGTCTATGTAGTCCGCCCAGAACCTGGCCTGAGCTCTCTGGTATGGGTCACTAGGCAACAATGGGGATTTATCCTTCCAAACCTCATCTATATACTGAACAATTATCAGAGACTCACAAATGGGTTTCCCATTGTGGATCAGAACTGGGATTTTCTTATGAACTGGGTTCATCTCAAGGAGCAAGGGGCTCTTGTTCCTCAAGTCCTCCTCTCTAAATTCATACTCGAGGCCCTTCTCTGCCAGGGCAACTTTGACCCTCATACCAAACATGCTAGGCCAGAAATCCAACAAGATAATCTCGTCCGCCATTCCTACTACTACTGGGATCGATAAGCTTCAAACTCAACTCTCGATGAACAACACAAGGGAAATTGTTAATTATTTATAGCAAATTCCAGAGAGAGGATTAAAACCTGGGAAATTTCTAGAAGGTGGGTATGCTCATTCCTTATctcctctttcatttttcttctatattaattaattaattaatttatattatctgtagaaaataaattaataaatttttaaatcttgtcctctaattattctaaaaaattccacaattttaatttcaccgacaaaaatcagaaaatgaaatataaggagtaatataattaaattaattttttaaactttggTTTGACGTCATTGCTTGAATCATGCACATCATTGCTTTTGTCAGCCCTAGTCAAGAAAAAGTATACTAGTGCGCTGCAGATCGCGACACGTGACTCTTGGTCAGCAGGTCAGCTTATGGTCTGCCTCTAAAATTGCCCTCAATTCTTATCTCTTCCGCAACTCAATTaactcatttgtttttatttttattttatatttttaattttgaaatgataaatcaaaagaaatcCACTGGGCTAACAAACATgtcacattatttttcttttttattttattttacctaaaaataatgcattttttcatatctattgattttaattatttagagacattttaaacataaaataataataataatatatgataaataattaatgagaaaaaataaatataaaaataaatatataatgcataaatttaaaggtttaaaaatataaaattttatatattcatattaaatgaaatatttatttatttgataaatcttatcatatatagattaaataaaataactttatcatattattttattgtttagatttttaaaaatttttaaattttcatgtgaaaatcaaaatcaattattatgatttttaactCTTTGGTTATGATTCTTACTTGAACatagttttaactttttttctaggttaaaatgtttaatatttttaattaaaaaggataaaaacttGATTGTAGTTTTAacattttgttttgtaaaattttttaattttttatgtatataaataaaagtaaaatatatttttcataaaaattatatttaatcagttatgttaattttctcttaaattttgttaaaaattaaaattattacataTTAAAGTTGTACATTGATAAACATAACTTTTGACAAAGAGGGTAccattattatatatatgaaaaatgtaaCACCAACTTTTAACACACAGTTTAATgttacatttttaataaaagattgacatttttttttatgatggttGTGTTGATCGATacataatttcaatatataaaaattttaatttttaataaaattaatatatatatatatatatatatatatatatatgattaaatacatttttttatgaaaaatattttttatttttttattttatataaataaaaatttaataaaacaaaatgttaGAACTACAATtgagtttttgttttctttgattaaaatgttaaaaaatttagtcaaaaaaaaaaaaattaaagctgTGTTGTAGACCCCTTCTTTTTGCAAACCAACTTTAgtgtttattattattgcttTTATCAATAGCACCAAAGGGTATTTTATATCACCCTAGAGAGGAGCTGAAGATATTTTTCTGAAGTGGGGGATAGCTTCCATGAAGCTACATGTATGAGACGCATGGCAAGGATGtgaccaccttgaggccatggCGGCAGTTGAAGCAATGGAGTAGAGGAGTAGTTGGGGAGGGGGATGATTGAAAAGAGATAGTAGGAAATGATGATTTGAGTAGGAGTAGGAAACGAGAAGGCAACTTggaagaaaaatagagcaagagGATGCAGAGGGGGAGGTTTGAAAAAGATTAATGGGAAAAAGGCAGTCGGAGTGGAGCAGAGGAGGAGCTTGCCGTTTTGGTCCAGGTATGATTTTAGTATGCTTTGCATTTCCCATTTTGGATTGTTCTATTCTATTTCCTGCTGGTATTTGGGTTCATCTTGATGCTCGAATGTGGATATTTGATATTATGCATATTTGTGGAATCTAAGATTGACTTTCATGCTCAAATGGGAAATGCAAAACGTGCTAAAATACTTAGAGATTGTTGTGTGATGATTGGGTATTGAGAGATGACAGTTGACTTAGTACTTCTTGACCTccaggattttgatgtgattttggggatggattggttagcttcatACCATGCATCTGTTGATTGTTTTGGGAAAAGAGTGACGTTTAGCATTCCTGGTCAGCCTGATTTTAGTTTTGAGGGGAAGCATGTGGATAAACCACTGCGTATGATCTCAGCCTTGCGAGCTAGTTCTTTACTCAGGAAAGGTTGTCAAGGCTTTTTGGCTTATGTTGTGAATGgggaaaatgatttaaagttggaagacatacccattGTAAGGGACTATCGTGATGTCTTTCCAAAGGATCTACTTGGCTTGCCACCAAAGAGGGAGGTAGAGTTCACCATTGATGTGACACCAAAGACAACTCCTATCTCTAAGGCCCCTTACAGGATGGCACCTttggagcttaaggagttgaagaTTCAACTTTAGGAGTTGTTAGATAAGGGTTTTATTaggcctagtgtttcaccttggggagctcctattttatttgtaaagaagAAGGATGGATCTATGAGACTCTGCATTGATTATAGAGAATTGAATAAGGTGATGGTGAGGAACAAGTATCCTCttcctcggattgatgatttgtttgatcaactTCATGGTGCATATGTGTTCTCTAAAATTGATCTTCGGTCTGGTTATCATCAGTTAAGGGTTAGAAGTGAAGATGTACCCAATATTTCTTTTTGAACtagatatgggcattatgagtttttggttatgccttttggtttgattAATGCACCTGTTGCTTTTATGGACTtaatgaatagggtattcaagcCCTATCTAAATCACTTTGTGGtagtttttatagatgatattttggtgtactcAAAGAGTAGTGAGGAGCATGAGCgccatttga
Protein-coding regions in this window:
- the LOC100264557 gene encoding probable glutathione S-transferase; translated protein: MADEIILLDFWPSMFGMRVKVALAEKGLEYEFREEDLRNKSPLLLEMNPVHKKIPVLIHNGKPICESLIIVQYIDEVWKDKSPLLPSDPYQRAQARFWADYIDKKIFELGRKIWTTKGEDQEAAKKEFIECLKLLEGELGEKPYFGGENFGFVDVALVTFSCWFYAYETFGNFSIEAECPKLIAWTKRCMERESVSSSLADPHKVHGFVVVLRKKFGIE